From the Vibrio tubiashii ATCC 19109 genome, the window TCACGGGTCGCGGCGCTCATCGCACCTTGACCGAGTTGGCTGACACTGTCTCCGAAGTTCGTAACGTCAAGCACGCTTTTGAGTCGGGTGTGAAAGCTCTAAAAGGTGTTGATTGGTAATCCAGTTTTAGCCACTAGAGGCTTACTATTCTAGTGGCTACACCGATACTACTGACCTATGATTTTGATGTTTTGTTTGTGGGGGTAGTGTCCATCCGGCCACTTATGCGTCGGATAGTGATAATCTTTAGATTCCATTAAGGCCACCACCCCAGGTAGCTTATCTGTGAGCTCTGCTCTTGTCTTAAGGCTCAGTTCATCGGAATACAGATCGGCTTTTGAACCCAAATAACTTGCCGTACTCAAGTAGAAAAACTCAACCGTTTTACATGCACTATCACACGTTGGATCATCATACTGATAGTAGCCGTGCTCATCGGCAATTTTCCACTGTTTGTAGAGTACACTGTTGGTTCGCTTTTGATCGCTAAACAGTTTGGGATACAAAGATTGCCAGCCCGCATTGACGATTAGATGATGGATTTCTTCTTGCGAGGCATCACGGCGATCGCTTGGATTGGTCTCATCGGCTGAAAGATCTTGACCAACGCGCCCTTCAATATCCATTGCATCGAAAGCCTCTTCACTAAATCCGCTTTTACTCATGACCAAAACTGCTTGATTTCGGCGTAAGTGATCCAGTAGAGCGGGTTCATCGATAACCCCATCCTGATCATTATCTAACCATTGCGCAGTTACGCTTGCCGCATAAGCGAGCTTCTCTGAATTGACTTTCTGCGTTGCACATAGAGTGACTGCATCAAATACGATCGCTTTATGAGTAAAAAAGGCTGCTGGGCACCCATCGACGTGTGCAGATGTGGTATCAAACTCGCCTGCCGATGCAGTAGACGTCAACGCTGCTGTCATCAGTAGTGATGAATATATTAATGCTTTCATGCTCCCTCCTCTATTGAAAGTACACCTTATCAATGGCGAAAATCATTGACTGTATGAATGTGTCGTAACTTTGTCCAAGTGAGACTGACAGAGGAAAAACAGAGTTAAAAAAAACGCGCCATAAATGGCGCGTTTAAAGTTGTCATTGGAAAGACGTTTAGTTAAACAGCCCTTTGATTAAGCTATTAACCGCTTCTTTGGTCTTCTCATCTTTGATTTTTTCACCAAGTTTCTCATCGAGTTTCTTCAATCCACGATCGATCTCTTTCTCGGCTTTTTGCTTAAGTACATCATCAAAGATGAGTTTGAACTTAGGTTGTGCCCAAGAACCCGAGATATTGATTGGAATTGTCACATCTTTCAGTTCATCAATGTCCTTGCCACCTTGACCTTTCAGTGAACCAACGATAGAGGTGCTGACCGTGAAATCGACTGTTTCGTTGAGGTAATTGGCACTGCCGTTACCACGGATGCGTAATAGTGGTGACTGCATATGAAGATCATTAGTAGACACATTGCCTTTGTTCAGCTTCAAGGTTGCTTTCATTGCACTAAAGTCCGTTTTCTGGACTTCATCACCACCTTCTAGCTTCTCACCTTTGATCTTGGAGTAATTCTCACGAATTAACTGAGCAACGTTAATGCCGTTCACTGCGCCATCTTCAAAGTTAATGACTATTGTACCGACTAGATTCTTCTTAATGCCTGTTGGGGTTAAGCTGCTACCTTTAACGTCGACATCAATATTGCCCGTGCCTTCAAGCATATCGTTGTTTGCCACATCAATCAGCAGAGGCTGTACTTTTACACCTTTGATACGTTTTTTCGCGGTGTAGCTTGCTGGTGACTTACGCGCATCTAATCGAGCCGTAGCGCTGATAGAGCCCTGATATAGGTTTGATGTAAATGAAGTCAGTTCTGCCACTCCTCGGTTAACTGAGAAACTCGCCTTTACGTTCTGCATTTTGGCGTTGTTAGCTTTGAACTTGTCGATAGTAATCTGACCTTTCACATCCAACGTTTTCAGCGCAGAGAGATCAGGTTCCACTTCTTGAGCAGGTTTCTGTGGCGAAGTTTGTTCAGGCTTTTGCTGCGGTGCTTCTGAAGCTGGATCTGTGTCAGATGGCGCTTGCGCCGGAGCCGCTTTGCCCAATCCTAAAAACTCGTCCAAATCTATATTCGGGCTATGCAAAGCAAATCGAACTTTAGGAATATCACCTAGCGTCACATCAGCTTTACCATCAAACGCCAATGCATTTGCGGTTAGCTTTTCTAGCACAAAGCTCAGGTGGTTCTTAGTCAGGTCAAACGTCAAGTCAGATGCCATATCTACCTTCATAGGTGACTGAGGTAGTGAGTCTCCTTTGAACGTGGCATTTAGAACCATTTGGTTCATCAGTACTTTGCTGATCGCTTGATCGACTTGCAAAGACGCCGAACCCTTCATATCGATATCCAGACCAGCTGCATTACCCACAACGGCATAGCTCAGCGCATTGGCTTTATCGAACTCAAACGTTTCTAGCCCAATTTTAGCGCTATCGATTTTTGTTGCAGGATCGCTAAATGTCGCATCAAGGTTAATGTTGCGTAGCGCGTACTCTTTAAAGCCCTTTGCTAGCTTAAACTCAGCATCACCTTTGGCGGTAAATTTCTGCTGATTCGCTTCACCTTTGGCGGCAAAGTCCGCTTTAGTCCAAGTATCAACAGCAAACTGAGACAGATTCAATGAAACGTCATACAGCTTGGTAAATGACCCTGCTTGTTTATCTTGAATTTCGACCGACGCATTAGAGACAGTGACTCCAGCCAAGTTGATTGTCCAAGCCGAAGCGCCGCCACTACTTTGAGGCGCATCTTCTGTTACTGGCTGCGAACTGCTTTCTGAAGTTGCTGGCGCAGTTGTCGTCTCAGCTTGAGCCGCTTGCGCTTGAGTTAGCGCGTCGATGTTCTTACTACCATCAGGTAAGGTTTCCAGCGAGAAAGCTGCGCCATCAAGCGTGATGTTACCAATTTCAAGCTGTTGGCTGAACAGTGGCATCACGGAGACATCCACACCGACCGTATCCACCTTGAACATGTTCAGTTGTTCAAAGCCTTTCGGGTTACGAAGCTCGGTTTGACCTAGCTCGAAACCAATCGACGGGAAAAATTGCCAACTGATATCACCATCGATAACAAGATCAAGACCAGTATGGGTTTTCGCTTGTTCAACGATAAGTGGTTTAAATTGGTTTGGGTTAACTAAAGTAACCAGTGCAATTAAAGCACCGAGAATAACAACCACTGGGATTGCTATGATTAGGAACAGTTTCTTCATCAGCATTATCCTTGCTTGGTGAGCACGCCTCTTCTGCTAAGGGTTAGCTCCAAGTATAAATGATCAGGTAAATATTTATGGCGACCATAAAAAGAAAGTGGCACTAAAAGTGCCACTTATCTCATAAAAAATAAAGTCTTAAGCGTCTTTTCAACGTTAAGCTTTCAAAAGTTTTGCAATATGGGCTTTTAATACATCGATCGCGATGCGGTTTTTACCACCACGTGGAACAATAATGTCTGCGTATTGCTTTGAAGGCTCGATAAACTGCATAAACATAGGACGAACCGTTTCTTGGTACTGCTTCAGAACAGAGTCCATAGTACGGCCGCGCTCTTCAACATCACGTTTAACACGACGAAGCAGACAGATATCCAGTGGCGTGTCCATAAATACCGTCGCATGCATTAAGTCACGCAGACGTGGGTCAGTAAGCAGCAAAATACCTTCAAGAATAATGACTTTCTTCGGTGTCATTGTCGTTGTGTTGTCAGTTCGGGTGTGTTCTGTGTAGCTGTACTCAGGTACTTCTACCGCTTGTCCCTTAACTAACTGCTCTAGATGTTCACACAATAGATCATGGTCTAGTGCGCTTGGGTGGTCGTAGTTGGTTTTTACACGCTCGTCCATACTAAGATGGCCTTGATCGTTGTAGTAGCAATCTTCCGTAATCACACCAATTTGATGATCGCCCACTTTTTCACGTAGTTCATTGTAAATAGTGCTCGCGATTAAACTTTTTCCAGAAGCAGACGCGCCAGCAATACCTACGATGACGCATTGATTATTATCAGACATTATTCTTGCACCCGATGATTTAGATTGGTGTCATATGCTAATACTAGCAGTGCCTTTCGAAGTGAGACCTGCGTATTAGTATAAATTTAGATAAACCGCCTGATTATAGGGAGTTCAGCGATCGGTTGCCAGTCGCGATTGCCTTGATTTACTTAAATGGAATAAAAGATTTCAGCGCAATCGATTACACAGAATAAGAATAAAAAAGAGCGCTCATTAGGCGCTCTAATTGCAGT encodes:
- a CDS encoding AsmA family protein translates to MKKLFLIIAIPVVVILGALIALVTLVNPNQFKPLIVEQAKTHTGLDLVIDGDISWQFFPSIGFELGQTELRNPKGFEQLNMFKVDTVGVDVSVMPLFSQQLEIGNITLDGAAFSLETLPDGSKNIDALTQAQAAQAETTTAPATSESSSQPVTEDAPQSSGGASAWTINLAGVTVSNASVEIQDKQAGSFTKLYDVSLNLSQFAVDTWTKADFAAKGEANQQKFTAKGDAEFKLAKGFKEYALRNINLDATFSDPATKIDSAKIGLETFEFDKANALSYAVVGNAAGLDIDMKGSASLQVDQAISKVLMNQMVLNATFKGDSLPQSPMKVDMASDLTFDLTKNHLSFVLEKLTANALAFDGKADVTLGDIPKVRFALHSPNIDLDEFLGLGKAAPAQAPSDTDPASEAPQQKPEQTSPQKPAQEVEPDLSALKTLDVKGQITIDKFKANNAKMQNVKASFSVNRGVAELTSFTSNLYQGSISATARLDARKSPASYTAKKRIKGVKVQPLLIDVANNDMLEGTGNIDVDVKGSSLTPTGIKKNLVGTIVINFEDGAVNGINVAQLIRENYSKIKGEKLEGGDEVQKTDFSAMKATLKLNKGNVSTNDLHMQSPLLRIRGNGSANYLNETVDFTVSTSIVGSLKGQGGKDIDELKDVTIPINISGSWAQPKFKLIFDDVLKQKAEKEIDRGLKKLDEKLGEKIKDEKTKEAVNSLIKGLFN
- the udk gene encoding uridine kinase translates to MSDNNQCVIVGIAGASASGKSLIASTIYNELREKVGDHQIGVITEDCYYNDQGHLSMDERVKTNYDHPSALDHDLLCEHLEQLVKGQAVEVPEYSYTEHTRTDNTTTMTPKKVIILEGILLLTDPRLRDLMHATVFMDTPLDICLLRRVKRDVEERGRTMDSVLKQYQETVRPMFMQFIEPSKQYADIIVPRGGKNRIAIDVLKAHIAKLLKA